The following are encoded in a window of Pongo abelii isolate AG06213 chromosome 16, NHGRI_mPonAbe1-v2.0_pri, whole genome shotgun sequence genomic DNA:
- the PARP6 gene encoding protein mono-ADP-ribosyltransferase PARP6 isoform X2, whose amino-acid sequence MDIKGQFWNDDDSEGDNESEEFLYGVQGSCAADLYRHPQLDADIEAVKEIYSENSVSIREYGTIDDVDIDLHINISFLDEEVSTAWKVLRTEPIVLRLRFSLSQYLDGPEPSIEVFQPSNKEGFGLGLQLKKILGMFTSQQWKHLSNDFLKTQQEKRHSWFKASGTIKKFRAGLSIFSPIPKSPSFPIIQDSMLKGKLGVPELRVGRLMNRSISCTMKNPKVEVFGYPPSPQAGLLCPQHVGLPPPARTSPLVSGHCKNIPTLEYGFLVQIMKYAEQRIPTLNEYCVVCDEQHVFQNGSMLKPAVCTRELCVFSFYTLGVMSGAAEEVATGAEVVDLLVAMCRAALESPRKSIIFEPYPSVVDPTDPKTLAFNPKKKNYERLQKALDSVMSIREMTQGSYLEIKKQMDKLDPLAHPLLQWIISSNRSHIVKLPLSRLKFMHTSHQFLLLSSPPAKEARFRTAKKLYGSTFAFHGSHIENWHSILRNGLVNASYTKLQLHGAAYGKGIYLSPISSISFGYSGMGKGQHRMPSKDELVQRYNRMNTIPQTRSIQSRFLQSRNLNCIALCEVITSKDLQKHGNIWVCPVSDHVCTRFFFVYEDGQVGDANINTQDPKIQKEIMRVIGTQVYTN is encoded by the exons ATG GACATCAAAGGCCAGTTCTGGAATGATGACGACTCGGAGGGAGATAATGAATCAGAGGAATTTCTCTATGGAGTTCAG GGGAGCTGTGCAGCTGACCTGTATCGACACCCACAGCTTGATGCAGACATTGAAGCCGTGAAGGAGATCTACAGTGAGAACTCTGTATCCATCAG AGAATATGGAACTATCGATGACGTGGACATTGACCTCCACATCAACATCAGCTTCCTCGAT GAGGAAGTCTCTACAGCCTGGAAGGTCCTCCGGACAGAACCTATTGTGTTGAGGCTGCGATTTTCTCTCTCCCAGTACCTAGATGGACCAG AACCATCAATTGAGGTTTTCCAGCCATCAAATAAGGAAGGATTTGGGCTGGGTCTTCAGTTGAAAAA GATCCTGGGTATGTTTACATCCCAACAATGGAAACATCTGAGCAACGATTTCTTGAAGACCCAGCAGGAGAAGAGGCACAGTTGGTTCAAGGCAAGTGGTACCATCAAGAAGTTCCGAGCTGGCCTCAGCATCTTTTCACCCATCCCCAA gtCTCCCAGTTTCCCTATCATACAGGACTCCATGCTGAAAGGCAAACTAGGTGTACCAGAGCTTCGGGTTGGGCGCCTCATGAACCGTTCCATCTCCTGTACCATGAAGAACCCCAAAGTGGAAGTGTTTGGCTACCCTCCCAGCCCCCAGGCAGGTCTCCTGTGCCCTCAGCACGTGggcctccctcccccagcacgGACCTCTCCTTTG GTCAGTGGTCACTGCAAGAACATTCCCACTCTGGAGTATGGATTCCTCGTTCAG ATCATGAAGTATGCAGAACAGAGGATTCCAACATTGAATGAGtactgtgtggtgtgtgatgaGCAGCATGTCTTCCAAAATGGATCTATGCTGAAG CCAGCTGTCTGTACTCGTGAACTATGCGTCTTCTCCTTCTACACACTGGGCGTCATGTCTGGAGCTGCAGAGGAGGTGGCCACTGGAGCAGAG GTGGTGGATCTGCTGGTGGCCATGTGTAGGGCAGCTTTAGAGTCCCCTAGAAAGAGCATCATCTTTGAGCCTTATCCCTCTGTGGTGGACCCCACTGATCCCAAGACTCTGGCCTTTAACCCTAAG AAGAAGAATTATGAGCGGCTTCAGAAAGCTCTGGATAGTGTGATGTCTATTCGGGAGATGACCCAG GGCTCATATTTGGAAATCAAGAAACAGATGGACAAGTTGGATCCCCTGGCCCATCCTCTCCTGCAGTG GATCATCTCTAGCAACAGGTCACACATTGTCAAACTACCTCTCAGCAGG CTGAAGTTCATGCACACCTCACACCAGTTCCTCCTGCTGAGCAGCCCTCCTGCCAAGGAGGCTCGGTTCCGGACCGCCAAGAAGCTCTATGGCAGCACCTTTGCCTTCCA TGGGTCCCACATTGAGAACTGGCATTCGATCCTGCGCAATGGGCTGGTCAATGCATCCTACACCAAACTGCAG CTGCATGGAGCAGCCTATGGCAAAGGCATCTACCTGAGCCCCATCTCCAGTATTTCCTTTGGATACTCAG gaatgggaaaaggacagCACAGGATGCCCTCCAAGGATGAGCTGGTCCAGAGATACAACAGGATGAATACCATCCCCCAG ACCCGATCCATTCAGTCAAGGTTCCTGCAGAGTCGGAATCTAAACTGTATAGCACTTTGTGAAG TGATTACATCTAAGGACCTCCAGAAGCATGGGAACATCTGGGTGTGCCCTGTGTCCGACCATGTCTGCACAAGGTTCTTCTTTGT ATATGAGGATGGTCAGGTGGGCGATGCCAACATTAATACTCAGGACCCCAAGATACAGAAGGAAATCATGCGTGTGATCGGAACTCAGGTTTACACAAACTGA
- the PARP6 gene encoding protein mono-ADP-ribosyltransferase PARP6 isoform X4 gives MDIKGQFWNDDDSEGDNESEEFLYGVQGSCAADLYRHPQLDADIEAVKEIYSENSVSIREYGTIDDVDIDLHINISFLDEEVSTAWKVLRTEPIVLRLRFSLSQYLDGPEPSIEVFQPSNKEGFGLGLQLKKILGMFTSQQWKHLSNDFLKTQQEKRHSWFKASGTIKKFRAGLSIFSPIPKSPSFPIIQDSMLKGKLGVPELRVGRLMNRSISCTMKNPKVEVFGYPPSPQVSGHCKNIPTLEYGFLVQIMKYAEQRIPTLNEYCVVCDEQHVFQNGSMLKPAVCTRELCVFSFYTLGVMSGAAEEVATGAEVVDLLVAMCRAALESPRKSIIFEPYPSVVDPTDPKTLAFNPKKKNYERLQKALDSVMSIREMTQGSYLEIKKQMDKLDPLAHPLLQWIISSNRSHIVKLPLSRLKFMHTSHQFLLLSSPPAKEARFRTAKKLYGSTFAFHGSHIENWHSILRNGLVNASYTKLQLHGAAYGKGIYLSPISSISFGYSGMGKGQHRMPSKDELVQRYNRMNTIPQTRSIQSRFLQSRNLNCIALCEVITSKDLQKHGNIWVCPVSDHVCTRFFFVYEDGQVGDANINTQDPKIQKEIMRVIGTQVYTN, from the exons ATG GACATCAAAGGCCAGTTCTGGAATGATGACGACTCGGAGGGAGATAATGAATCAGAGGAATTTCTCTATGGAGTTCAG GGGAGCTGTGCAGCTGACCTGTATCGACACCCACAGCTTGATGCAGACATTGAAGCCGTGAAGGAGATCTACAGTGAGAACTCTGTATCCATCAG AGAATATGGAACTATCGATGACGTGGACATTGACCTCCACATCAACATCAGCTTCCTCGAT GAGGAAGTCTCTACAGCCTGGAAGGTCCTCCGGACAGAACCTATTGTGTTGAGGCTGCGATTTTCTCTCTCCCAGTACCTAGATGGACCAG AACCATCAATTGAGGTTTTCCAGCCATCAAATAAGGAAGGATTTGGGCTGGGTCTTCAGTTGAAAAA GATCCTGGGTATGTTTACATCCCAACAATGGAAACATCTGAGCAACGATTTCTTGAAGACCCAGCAGGAGAAGAGGCACAGTTGGTTCAAGGCAAGTGGTACCATCAAGAAGTTCCGAGCTGGCCTCAGCATCTTTTCACCCATCCCCAA gtCTCCCAGTTTCCCTATCATACAGGACTCCATGCTGAAAGGCAAACTAGGTGTACCAGAGCTTCGGGTTGGGCGCCTCATGAACCGTTCCATCTCCTGTACCATGAAGAACCCCAAAGTGGAAGTGTTTGGCTACCCTCCCAGCCCCCAG GTCAGTGGTCACTGCAAGAACATTCCCACTCTGGAGTATGGATTCCTCGTTCAG ATCATGAAGTATGCAGAACAGAGGATTCCAACATTGAATGAGtactgtgtggtgtgtgatgaGCAGCATGTCTTCCAAAATGGATCTATGCTGAAG CCAGCTGTCTGTACTCGTGAACTATGCGTCTTCTCCTTCTACACACTGGGCGTCATGTCTGGAGCTGCAGAGGAGGTGGCCACTGGAGCAGAG GTGGTGGATCTGCTGGTGGCCATGTGTAGGGCAGCTTTAGAGTCCCCTAGAAAGAGCATCATCTTTGAGCCTTATCCCTCTGTGGTGGACCCCACTGATCCCAAGACTCTGGCCTTTAACCCTAAG AAGAAGAATTATGAGCGGCTTCAGAAAGCTCTGGATAGTGTGATGTCTATTCGGGAGATGACCCAG GGCTCATATTTGGAAATCAAGAAACAGATGGACAAGTTGGATCCCCTGGCCCATCCTCTCCTGCAGTG GATCATCTCTAGCAACAGGTCACACATTGTCAAACTACCTCTCAGCAGG CTGAAGTTCATGCACACCTCACACCAGTTCCTCCTGCTGAGCAGCCCTCCTGCCAAGGAGGCTCGGTTCCGGACCGCCAAGAAGCTCTATGGCAGCACCTTTGCCTTCCA TGGGTCCCACATTGAGAACTGGCATTCGATCCTGCGCAATGGGCTGGTCAATGCATCCTACACCAAACTGCAG CTGCATGGAGCAGCCTATGGCAAAGGCATCTACCTGAGCCCCATCTCCAGTATTTCCTTTGGATACTCAG gaatgggaaaaggacagCACAGGATGCCCTCCAAGGATGAGCTGGTCCAGAGATACAACAGGATGAATACCATCCCCCAG ACCCGATCCATTCAGTCAAGGTTCCTGCAGAGTCGGAATCTAAACTGTATAGCACTTTGTGAAG TGATTACATCTAAGGACCTCCAGAAGCATGGGAACATCTGGGTGTGCCCTGTGTCCGACCATGTCTGCACAAGGTTCTTCTTTGT ATATGAGGATGGTCAGGTGGGCGATGCCAACATTAATACTCAGGACCCCAAGATACAGAAGGAAATCATGCGTGTGATCGGAACTCAGGTTTACACAAACTGA
- the PARP6 gene encoding protein mono-ADP-ribosyltransferase PARP6 isoform X3 → MDIKGQFWNDDDSEGDNESEEFLYGVQGSCAADLYRHPQLDADIEAVKEIYSENSVSIREYGTIDDVDIDLHINISFLDEEVSTAWKVLRTEPIVLRLRFSLSQYLDGPEPSIEVFQPSNKEGFGLGLQLKKILGMFTSQQWKHLSNDFLKTQQEKRHSWFKASGTIKKFRAGLSIFSPIPKSPSFPIIQDSMLKGKLGVPELRVGRLMNRSISCTMKNPKVEVFGYPPSPQVSGHCKNIPTLEYGFLVQIMKYAEQRIPTLNEYCVVCDEQHVFQNGSMLKPAVCTRELCVFSFYTLGVMSGAAEEVATGAEVVDLLVAMCRAALESPRKSIIFEPYPSVVDPTDPKTLAFNPKKKNYERLQKALDSVMSIREMTQGSYLEIKKQMDKLDPLAHPLLQWIISSNRSHIVKLPLSRQLKFMHTSHQFLLLSSPPAKEARFRTAKKLYGSTFAFHGSHIENWHSILRNGLVNASYTKLQLHGAAYGKGIYLSPISSISFGYSGMGKGQHRMPSKDELVQRYNRMNTIPQTRSIQSRFLQSRNLNCIALCEVITSKDLQKHGNIWVCPVSDHVCTRFFFVYEDGQVGDANINTQDPKIQKEIMRVIGTQVYTN, encoded by the exons ATG GACATCAAAGGCCAGTTCTGGAATGATGACGACTCGGAGGGAGATAATGAATCAGAGGAATTTCTCTATGGAGTTCAG GGGAGCTGTGCAGCTGACCTGTATCGACACCCACAGCTTGATGCAGACATTGAAGCCGTGAAGGAGATCTACAGTGAGAACTCTGTATCCATCAG AGAATATGGAACTATCGATGACGTGGACATTGACCTCCACATCAACATCAGCTTCCTCGAT GAGGAAGTCTCTACAGCCTGGAAGGTCCTCCGGACAGAACCTATTGTGTTGAGGCTGCGATTTTCTCTCTCCCAGTACCTAGATGGACCAG AACCATCAATTGAGGTTTTCCAGCCATCAAATAAGGAAGGATTTGGGCTGGGTCTTCAGTTGAAAAA GATCCTGGGTATGTTTACATCCCAACAATGGAAACATCTGAGCAACGATTTCTTGAAGACCCAGCAGGAGAAGAGGCACAGTTGGTTCAAGGCAAGTGGTACCATCAAGAAGTTCCGAGCTGGCCTCAGCATCTTTTCACCCATCCCCAA gtCTCCCAGTTTCCCTATCATACAGGACTCCATGCTGAAAGGCAAACTAGGTGTACCAGAGCTTCGGGTTGGGCGCCTCATGAACCGTTCCATCTCCTGTACCATGAAGAACCCCAAAGTGGAAGTGTTTGGCTACCCTCCCAGCCCCCAG GTCAGTGGTCACTGCAAGAACATTCCCACTCTGGAGTATGGATTCCTCGTTCAG ATCATGAAGTATGCAGAACAGAGGATTCCAACATTGAATGAGtactgtgtggtgtgtgatgaGCAGCATGTCTTCCAAAATGGATCTATGCTGAAG CCAGCTGTCTGTACTCGTGAACTATGCGTCTTCTCCTTCTACACACTGGGCGTCATGTCTGGAGCTGCAGAGGAGGTGGCCACTGGAGCAGAG GTGGTGGATCTGCTGGTGGCCATGTGTAGGGCAGCTTTAGAGTCCCCTAGAAAGAGCATCATCTTTGAGCCTTATCCCTCTGTGGTGGACCCCACTGATCCCAAGACTCTGGCCTTTAACCCTAAG AAGAAGAATTATGAGCGGCTTCAGAAAGCTCTGGATAGTGTGATGTCTATTCGGGAGATGACCCAG GGCTCATATTTGGAAATCAAGAAACAGATGGACAAGTTGGATCCCCTGGCCCATCCTCTCCTGCAGTG GATCATCTCTAGCAACAGGTCACACATTGTCAAACTACCTCTCAGCAGG CAGCTGAAGTTCATGCACACCTCACACCAGTTCCTCCTGCTGAGCAGCCCTCCTGCCAAGGAGGCTCGGTTCCGGACCGCCAAGAAGCTCTATGGCAGCACCTTTGCCTTCCA TGGGTCCCACATTGAGAACTGGCATTCGATCCTGCGCAATGGGCTGGTCAATGCATCCTACACCAAACTGCAG CTGCATGGAGCAGCCTATGGCAAAGGCATCTACCTGAGCCCCATCTCCAGTATTTCCTTTGGATACTCAG gaatgggaaaaggacagCACAGGATGCCCTCCAAGGATGAGCTGGTCCAGAGATACAACAGGATGAATACCATCCCCCAG ACCCGATCCATTCAGTCAAGGTTCCTGCAGAGTCGGAATCTAAACTGTATAGCACTTTGTGAAG TGATTACATCTAAGGACCTCCAGAAGCATGGGAACATCTGGGTGTGCCCTGTGTCCGACCATGTCTGCACAAGGTTCTTCTTTGT ATATGAGGATGGTCAGGTGGGCGATGCCAACATTAATACTCAGGACCCCAAGATACAGAAGGAAATCATGCGTGTGATCGGAACTCAGGTTTACACAAACTGA
- the PARP6 gene encoding protein mono-ADP-ribosyltransferase PARP6 isoform X1, with the protein MDIKGQFWNDDDSEGDNESEEFLYGVQGSCAADLYRHPQLDADIEAVKEIYSENSVSIREYGTIDDVDIDLHINISFLDEEVSTAWKVLRTEPIVLRLRFSLSQYLDGPEPSIEVFQPSNKEGFGLGLQLKKILGMFTSQQWKHLSNDFLKTQQEKRHSWFKASGTIKKFRAGLSIFSPIPKSPSFPIIQDSMLKGKLGVPELRVGRLMNRSISCTMKNPKVEVFGYPPSPQAGLLCPQHVGLPPPARTSPLVSGHCKNIPTLEYGFLVQIMKYAEQRIPTLNEYCVVCDEQHVFQNGSMLKPAVCTRELCVFSFYTLGVMSGAAEEVATGAEVVDLLVAMCRAALESPRKSIIFEPYPSVVDPTDPKTLAFNPKKKNYERLQKALDSVMSIREMTQGSYLEIKKQMDKLDPLAHPLLQWIISSNRSHIVKLPLSRQLKFMHTSHQFLLLSSPPAKEARFRTAKKLYGSTFAFHGSHIENWHSILRNGLVNASYTKLQLHGAAYGKGIYLSPISSISFGYSGMGKGQHRMPSKDELVQRYNRMNTIPQTRSIQSRFLQSRNLNCIALCEVITSKDLQKHGNIWVCPVSDHVCTRFFFVYEDGQVGDANINTQDPKIQKEIMRVIGTQVYTN; encoded by the exons ATG GACATCAAAGGCCAGTTCTGGAATGATGACGACTCGGAGGGAGATAATGAATCAGAGGAATTTCTCTATGGAGTTCAG GGGAGCTGTGCAGCTGACCTGTATCGACACCCACAGCTTGATGCAGACATTGAAGCCGTGAAGGAGATCTACAGTGAGAACTCTGTATCCATCAG AGAATATGGAACTATCGATGACGTGGACATTGACCTCCACATCAACATCAGCTTCCTCGAT GAGGAAGTCTCTACAGCCTGGAAGGTCCTCCGGACAGAACCTATTGTGTTGAGGCTGCGATTTTCTCTCTCCCAGTACCTAGATGGACCAG AACCATCAATTGAGGTTTTCCAGCCATCAAATAAGGAAGGATTTGGGCTGGGTCTTCAGTTGAAAAA GATCCTGGGTATGTTTACATCCCAACAATGGAAACATCTGAGCAACGATTTCTTGAAGACCCAGCAGGAGAAGAGGCACAGTTGGTTCAAGGCAAGTGGTACCATCAAGAAGTTCCGAGCTGGCCTCAGCATCTTTTCACCCATCCCCAA gtCTCCCAGTTTCCCTATCATACAGGACTCCATGCTGAAAGGCAAACTAGGTGTACCAGAGCTTCGGGTTGGGCGCCTCATGAACCGTTCCATCTCCTGTACCATGAAGAACCCCAAAGTGGAAGTGTTTGGCTACCCTCCCAGCCCCCAGGCAGGTCTCCTGTGCCCTCAGCACGTGggcctccctcccccagcacgGACCTCTCCTTTG GTCAGTGGTCACTGCAAGAACATTCCCACTCTGGAGTATGGATTCCTCGTTCAG ATCATGAAGTATGCAGAACAGAGGATTCCAACATTGAATGAGtactgtgtggtgtgtgatgaGCAGCATGTCTTCCAAAATGGATCTATGCTGAAG CCAGCTGTCTGTACTCGTGAACTATGCGTCTTCTCCTTCTACACACTGGGCGTCATGTCTGGAGCTGCAGAGGAGGTGGCCACTGGAGCAGAG GTGGTGGATCTGCTGGTGGCCATGTGTAGGGCAGCTTTAGAGTCCCCTAGAAAGAGCATCATCTTTGAGCCTTATCCCTCTGTGGTGGACCCCACTGATCCCAAGACTCTGGCCTTTAACCCTAAG AAGAAGAATTATGAGCGGCTTCAGAAAGCTCTGGATAGTGTGATGTCTATTCGGGAGATGACCCAG GGCTCATATTTGGAAATCAAGAAACAGATGGACAAGTTGGATCCCCTGGCCCATCCTCTCCTGCAGTG GATCATCTCTAGCAACAGGTCACACATTGTCAAACTACCTCTCAGCAGG CAGCTGAAGTTCATGCACACCTCACACCAGTTCCTCCTGCTGAGCAGCCCTCCTGCCAAGGAGGCTCGGTTCCGGACCGCCAAGAAGCTCTATGGCAGCACCTTTGCCTTCCA TGGGTCCCACATTGAGAACTGGCATTCGATCCTGCGCAATGGGCTGGTCAATGCATCCTACACCAAACTGCAG CTGCATGGAGCAGCCTATGGCAAAGGCATCTACCTGAGCCCCATCTCCAGTATTTCCTTTGGATACTCAG gaatgggaaaaggacagCACAGGATGCCCTCCAAGGATGAGCTGGTCCAGAGATACAACAGGATGAATACCATCCCCCAG ACCCGATCCATTCAGTCAAGGTTCCTGCAGAGTCGGAATCTAAACTGTATAGCACTTTGTGAAG TGATTACATCTAAGGACCTCCAGAAGCATGGGAACATCTGGGTGTGCCCTGTGTCCGACCATGTCTGCACAAGGTTCTTCTTTGT ATATGAGGATGGTCAGGTGGGCGATGCCAACATTAATACTCAGGACCCCAAGATACAGAAGGAAATCATGCGTGTGATCGGAACTCAGGTTTACACAAACTGA
- the PARP6 gene encoding protein mono-ADP-ribosyltransferase PARP6 (The RefSeq protein has 2 substitutions compared to this genomic sequence), with amino-acid sequence MDIKGQFWNDDDSEGDNESEEFLYGVQGSCAADLYRHPQLDADIEAVKEIYSENSVSIREYGTIDDVDIDLHINISFLDEEVSTAWKVLRTEPIVLRLRFSLSQYLDGPEPSIEVFQPSNKEGFGLGLQLKKILGMFTSQQWKHLSNDFLKTQQEKRHSWLKASGTIKKFRAGLSIFSPIPKSPSFPIIQDSMLKGKLGVPELRVGRLMNRSVSCTMKNPKVEVFGYPPSPQVSGHCKNIPTLEYGFLVQIMKYAEQRIPTLNEYCVVCDEQHVFQNGSMLKPAVCTRELCVFSFYTLGVMSGAAEEVATGAEVVDLLVAMCRAALESPRKSIIFEPYPSVVDPTDPKTLAFNPKKKNYERLQKALDSVMSIREMTQGSYLEIKKQMDKLDPLAHPLLQWIISSNRSHIVKLPLSRLKFMHTSHQFLLLSSPPAKEARFRTAKKLYGSTFAFHGSHIENWHSILRNGLVNASYTKLQLHGAAYGKGIYLSPISSISFGYSGMGKGQHRMPSKDELVQRYNRMNTIPQTRSIQSRFLQSRNLNCIALCEVITSKDLQKHGNIWVCPVSDHVCTRFFFVYEDGQVGDANINTQDPKIQKEIMRVIGTQVYTN; translated from the exons ATG GACATCAAAGGCCAGTTCTGGAATGATGACGACTCGGAGGGAGATAATGAATCAGAGGAATTTCTCTATGGAGTTCAG GGGAGCTGTGCAGCTGACCTGTATCGACACCCACAGCTTGATGCAGACATTGAAGCCGTGAAGGAGATCTACAGTGAGAACTCTGTATCCATCAG AGAATATGGAACTATCGATGACGTGGACATTGACCTCCACATCAACATCAGCTTCCTCGAT GAGGAAGTCTCTACAGCCTGGAAGGTCCTCCGGACAGAACCTATTGTGTTGAGGCTGCGATTTTCTCTCTCCCAGTACCTAGATGGACCAG AACCATCAATTGAGGTTTTCCAGCCATCAAATAAGGAAGGATTTGGGCTGGGTCTTCAGTTGAAAAA GATCCTGGGTATGTTTACATCCCAACAATGGAAACATCTGAGCAACGATTTCTTGAAGACCCAGCAGGAGAAGAGGCACAGTTGGTTCAAGGCAAGTGGTACCATCAAGAAGTTCCGAGCTGGCCTCAGCATCTTTTCACCCATCCCCAA gtCTCCCAGTTTCCCTATCATACAGGACTCCATGCTGAAAGGCAAACTAGGTGTACCAGAGCTTCGGGTTGGGCGCCTCATGAACCGTTCCATCTCCTGTACCATGAAGAACCCCAAAGTGGAAGTGTTTGGCTACCCTCCCAGCCCCCAG GTCAGTGGTCACTGCAAGAACATTCCCACTCTGGAGTATGGATTCCTCGTTCAG ATCATGAAGTATGCAGAACAGAGGATTCCAACATTGAATGAGtactgtgtggtgtgtgatgaGCAGCATGTCTTCCAAAATGGATCTATGCTGAAG CCAGCTGTCTGTACTCGTGAACTATGCGTCTTCTCCTTCTACACACTGGGCGTCATGTCTGGAGCTGCAGAGGAGGTGGCCACTGGAGCAGAG GTGGTGGATCTGCTGGTGGCCATGTGTAGGGCAGCTTTAGAGTCCCCTAGAAAGAGCATCATCTTTGAGCCTTATCCCTCTGTGGTGGACCCCACTGATCCCAAGACTCTGGCCTTTAACCCTAAG AAGAAGAATTATGAGCGGCTTCAGAAAGCTCTGGATAGTGTGATGTCTATTCGGGAGATGACCCAG GGCTCATATTTGGAAATCAAGAAACAGATGGACAAGTTGGATCCCCTGGCCCATCCTCTCCTGCAGTG GATCATCTCTAGCAACAGGTCACACATTGTCAAACTACCTCTCAGCAGG CTGAAGTTCATGCACACCTCACACCAGTTCCTCCTGCTGAGCAGCCCTCCTGCCAAGGAGGCTCGGTTCCGGACCGCCAAGAAGCTCTATGGCAGCACCTTTGCCTTCCA TGGGTCCCACATTGAGAACTGGCATTCGATCCTGCGCAATGGGCTGGTCAATGCATCCTACACCAAACTGCAG CTGCATGGAGCAGCCTATGGCAAAGGCATCTACCTGAGCCCCATCTCCAGTATTTCCTTTGGATACTCAG gaatgggaaaaggacagCACAGGATGCCCTCCAAGGATGAGCTGGTCCAGAGATACAACAGGATGAATACCATCCCCCAG ACCCGATCCATTCAGTCAAGGTTCCTGCAGAGTCGGAATCTAAACTGTATAGCACTTTGTGAAG TGATTACATCTAAGGACCTCCAGAAGCATGGGAACATCTGGGTGTGCCCTGTGTCCGACCATGTCTGCACAAGGTTCTTCTTTGT ATATGAGGATGGTCAGGTGGGCGATGCCAACATTAATACTCAGGACCCCAAGATACAGAAGGAAATCATGCGTGTGATCGGAACTCAGGTTTACACAAACTGA